The Granulicella arctica genome segment CCGCCGGGGTTTACGTTGACGAACAAGGGAGCGTAGGAGGCGAGGACGATGAGGTCGCTGTTGCGCTCCATGCCGGTCATCCAGGCGGCGTCGCCGAGAGCGGCTCCGAGGTTGGTGGCGGGAGCACCTTCGCGGGTCGCCCACTCGCCGACGAAGATCTTCGGGCCGTTGCGGTCGATGGTGTCGTAGTGGTCGGTCATCTTGAAGAAATCAGTGGCCTGTTTGTAGTAGTGGTCGTCGATAACATCGGGCTTCATGCGCTTGAGCGGCATGGTGGCGATGAGTTGCAGGCTGGGATACTTCGCTTTGATCGCCTTGTAGAACTGGGCGTAGCGGCCTTCGTAGCTTCCGGATCGGTCGAAGTTATCCTCGTTGCCGATCTCGACGTAGGTGAGGGGGAAGGGTGCGGGGTGCCCGAGTTTGGCGCGGACGGCTCCCCACTTGGTTGAGGTGTCACCGCTGACGAACTCGATCTCGTCCAGGGCATCGTCGACGAAGGGCTCGAGATAGGGACCGGGCTCGATGTGAGCACCCCTGAGGGAGTAGCCAGCGTAGACGGCGAGGACGGGCTGGATCTTCAAGTCTTCGCACCACTCGAGGAACTCGAGGAGACCCATGCCATCGGAGGACTGGTAGTTCCATGGGCTGGGGTGGGTGGGACGGTCGACGAGGGGGCCGATGGTTTTCTTCCAGTCGTAGCGGTCCTGAATGTCATCGCCCTCAAGATAGTTGCCGCCGGGGAGGCGCAGGAAGGCGGGCTTCATGGCGGCCATCTTTTCCATGAGGTCGGGGCGATTGCCGTTGGCGCGATCATGGTAAGTAGGCGGAAAGAGAGAGACGAGATCGATCCACAGAGTGCCTTGATGGCCGACGCTGAGGCGGAGATGGTTCTCGGCAGAAGTTGCTACGTTGCCTGTCTTCAGAGTGAAGTCATAGCGCTTCCACTCGGTGGTGAGCGGGGCGCTTGTAGCTGCGGCGAGTTGATCGCCGCTGTTGTCGCCGACCAGGGAGACGGATACGGGGCCGAGGTCGTTCGAGTCAGCTTTGGCGTAGAACGATCCTTTGTACTCGGTGTTAGCACGGACGGCCATGCCCCACCAGCCGTTGTTGAGGAGGCCGGCCTGATTCGCTGGGTCTGCCTGCTTTACTTCCAGCTTGAGGCTGGATTGGAGCGCGTCACTGGGGCCGGTGGTGGGATCGAATGCGAGGGAGGCAGCGGAGTGGCCGAGTTCCACGAGACGCCAGTTGGCGAGACCCTCCCAGCCATGCTGACGAACAGCCCGGTTTCGGACCATCTCGGCGTAGAGGCCTCCGTCGTAGGAGTAGTTGATCTCCTCGGTCATGAGCCCGTAGAGGGTCGGGCTGACGGGATGCAGCGGTTTGCTGAGATCGATATTGAGCGTTGCGGGTTGTTGTGCGCAGGCGATCCCGGCGAGCAGCAGCAGGCCGAGCGTCCCTGTCGTTGTTGGTGCAAACTTCATTTTTTTGCTCCTGTAAACGTTATCTCGTTTGTGTTGTATGCTCTTGGGTTCTTGCTGCGCTGCGTTATTGTGCGTGACGAGGATCGAGACCGATCTGCCTCGATCCAAGTTTTTTAGACCTCGTTGGCGATTCGCCGGTGATGACGGCGAATCGCGGCTTATGAACTGATTGGCTCGACTTGTCGATGATATAGCTATGGCCGCTGAGCGTCGAGAAGGTGACCTCTGCCTTCGAAGAAGATCGTACTAGTTTTGCTCCAGTGGCGGCATCGGTGATGTCGAAAAAGACGCCAGGCCAGGGATTGCGCAGGGTGAGGGACTGGGTTGAGCCGGCCTCGATTCCTGCGGTTGTGACTACTCCTGACTTAACCTGCACGTGCACCTTCGTCTTCCCGCGGACGAAGACCGTGCCTTCGAGGTCCCATCCGGGAGGGATGGCTGGGGCGATGCGGATGACGCCGTCGAAGTCCTGAACGAGGGCCTCCTGCAAGGCGGTTGCGACAACAGCGGACTGCTCGCTGTAGAACTCGCCGGAGTTGCCGCCCCAACTGGCCAGACCGTTTACGTAGGCTTGATAGGTTTCGGTCAGCTTGACGAGGGTACTGCTTACTTCGGTGCCGAGTCCGAGCCTTGCGGCCTGGATGGGATCGGAGCTCCAGTCCTGATTGGTGGGGTTGGGGCGGTGAAAGTAGGTGCGGCGGGCTAGATCCGTCTCGGGGGAGTCGTCTCCGATGAGGCCGTAGGGCCAGACAGGTTCCAGGCCGATGTTTTCGACGTTGTGGCTCTCCGCGGTGGGTAGGTAGGAGACCGCGATGACGTCGTGGCCCTGGGAGTCGGCGGAGGGTGGAAGCAGGGTTTTGGGATGCTCTTCCTCGGTGCGGGGAAGTTCGGGGATGACTTTGAGTTCGGCTTGCAACGTGGAGACGAGAGCAGCGTCCTCATTGAGTAGCTTGGCAGCGGCGATGGTTTCTGTGTAGAGGGTATGGCGAGCGAGGAGATCGGTGGTTGGGTCGATTACGTCCCATTGGGTTTCGTGGGAGTTCGATGGGGTGGTGTGGCGGAGGCCATCTGGGCCGCTCTGCTCATATGCGAGCAGGAAGCGTGTTGAGGCACGGAGGAGGGGGTAGTTCAGCCGGAGGAAGGCGAGGTCGCTGGTCTGAAGGTATTGCTGCCAGGCCCAGAACGAGATTTCAGCTCCGGTGGAGATAGTTCTGGCGTTGTAGTAGGGCTTACCGGAGTCGCAGTTGAGACCGATGGTCGGTTCGGTTGATCCTGGAAAGCGTTCGAACTCAATGCCTACACCGTTGAAACGCATGGTCTCGGGGACGCAGATGCCGGGACGTCCGGCCATGTGCTGCTTGGTCCAGGCCTCGATGTTGGCGAGGTTCTCGCGGTAGAGGTTGAAGTAGGACGAGTTCAGCTCGGGCAGACCGGCACCGAGGTTCGCGGCGATCTGCATTCGGAGATTCCAGTGCCAGAAAGCCGCTGGGTCCCAGAAATGCGTGTCGCGGACGGCGGAGAAGAGATCGGCAATACCAGCCTGAGAACCCGGGATCTCTGTGCCGCTCTCGGCTGCGGCAGTGAAGAGGTAGATGTCGCGAAGATTCTGCATGTAGTCGCCAGCGCCGTCGGGGGAGCTGACTTTGATGAGGCCGGCATGTTGCCAGAATCGGTTCCACCAGAGCTTGTGGGTTGCGGCGTCCGAGTGGGCGAGTGTCTGCTGGGCGATCTGCTGAACTGCTTCCCTGCCCTCGTAGTGAGGCCCGGCGATGAGAACTCGGAAGTCACCGTCGGGGTTCGGGAGAACGGAGAGGAGGATGGTGTGCTGATCCTTTACGCTGACGGAGACGTTGCGGCCTTCGGCAGAGAGGGCGGAGAGCGAGCCGAAGCGCCTGCCTGAGGCACCAGGGTCGATGTTATCGAGCCAGCTTTCGGCTAGGATCCCTGTCTTGCCTGAGACGCTGGCTTTGGGGTTGCGTGGCGGCCAGAGGGAGAGTTCGACAGTTTGTGGGTGGTGCGGGTCCGCACCGGTGACATCGATGATGAGCTGGTCCGCGTCAGGCTGGACGTAGGCGGTTGCGGTCATGCCGCCGCCTTGTTCAACGAACTCCCCGTTGTAGAGGTCGAGCTTACCGCTGTAGTCGGGGGCTTGCGTCAGCTTGGCGAGCCCGGGAATGCTGAGCTGGCCCGGCGAGAGACGGTTGGGGAGGGTGTCGATGCGATTGAGCTGGACGGTGAGTCCGTTTGCCGACCATAGAGCAACACCAAGGCGACCGTTGCCGAGCGGCATGGCCTGGCTCGAGAGCATGTTGGGTTGCCCCAGAACGATTGTGGACCGGCCGACGACACCCTTCGCGTCGATGTGGAAGCCTCCGTCATGCCAGGCTGTGGATTCAGGGGTGACTATAGTTTGGGTTTCACCGACGACGGTCAGAAAAAGAACCGCGCAAAGAACCTGAAGGGAGATACGAATCATTTCGGCGGTTACTTTCATCGTTGGGCTGTGAGGACGCGCATTTTGAAAAGATGCTTTGACGGAGAAGTATAGACGTTGGGGAAGAGTTTTCTGCGGACAGTGTCCACATCCAACGGTTCAGCGTTTAATGGCTTCCGCCGATCCTGGAATATATGTGTCCAGCCTAATATTAACGATAGGCCCGTCACTATGTGGCCTAGATGACATAGACGGGCTGTTGATTGTGACCGTTTATCACGCAGGGGATTGCTTGTGGAACATATTTACTGAATTATCCGATCGGATGGCTCGTTGACACTAAACTTTTTCGTGTTACTTTTGATGTATTCTAAAGAGTGTTTGCAGGCTTTCGTCACGTGTTTACAGATGTTCCGCCCTCATCAGCTCTAGTGATCTTTTCACCTGCGTAGCATTGCATAACCTGCGCAAGGGTGGACGTTCTGTGCACCAATTTTCGGAGATGTCTGTAGTTCGCAATTCTGCAAAGCTATTCTGCATGATGTGTATATACATGCGATCTCATCGTCGAGAAGAAGCGACCCTCTAAATGCACGGCAGATATAATCCCTACCTCGTCGTGCTATCCCTCATCGTTGCTACCTTAGCGTCTTACGCCACTTTAGATCTGGTTGCACGCATTCGGCTTATCGATGTCTCTGGAAAGAAAAGATTTTATTGGCTTCTTGGCGGCGCGGCGGCGATGGGGATGGGCATCTGGTCGATGCATTTCATCGGAATGCTCGCCCTACAGATGCCGATGCAAATGGAATATGATCCCTGGTTGACTGGGGCTTCTCTTCTCATCGGGATCTGCATCTCCTATTTTGCACTTCATGTGACGACGCGGAATAGTTTGACCACCTGCTATCTCTTTCTTGGCGGCTTGCTGATGGGGACAGGCATTGCTGCGATGCATTACACGGGCATGGCAGCGATGCGCGTGCATCCAGCAATTCACTACCGGCCTTTGCTGGTCATTCTTTCGCTTTTCATTGCGTTCGTCTTCTCCTGGATGGCCTTATGGATCGCGGTCAAATTCCAGCATCAGCGGCAGATCATTTTAAAACGTTGCGGTATGAGTATAGCGATGGGGCTCGCCATTGCCGGAATGCACTACGTCGGTATGAGTGCTGCGATATTTCCTCCGGGCGCGGTCTGCCATATGCCAAACGGCATCAGCCAAAGCTCCTTCATGCTTATTTTGCCTGCCTTTTCCTTATGCGGGCTCATCATGACTCTGGTGCTTTCGACGCTGGATACCAGATTTGATTTGTTGCTGCTTCGGTCTCACTTATCGCTGGAGGATGCCAATAAACGACTCAAAATTCTTGCTTCAGTCGATGCATTGACGGGCATTCCGAATCGCAACGCATTTATCGAGAAGACCGAAGAGCGGCTCCTACAGGCAGCACGGGACGGACGTCCATTCAGCGTGATGTATCTGGACCTCGAGGAGTTCAAAAACGTTAATGATTTTCTGGGGCATGCAGCGGGAGACGAGCTGCTGAAAGCATTCGCCCGCGAGTTGACAGCACACGTGCGATCGGGAGACTTTGTGGCTCGACTGGGAGGCGATGAGTTTGTCGTTCTCCTCAATGGGCTGGGTCAACCCAAAGAGGCCGCGTCTATTGCCACGTCGATTCTCGACCGGCTGCGAAAGGACTTCATAGTCCAGAATATGACCTTGCGCATCACCGCTTCTGTGGGGATCGCAACGTATCCGATCGATGGGAGTTCGGTATCGGCGCTTCTCAACAACGCCGATACCGCAATGTACGCCGCTAAGCAGAACGGGCGAAACAGCTACCGTTTTTTCGATCCTGCAATGAAGGATGCCGCTGCCAAGGTACTTCAGATTTATCACGGCCTTGCCGAAGCCCTTGGCAAGAACCAGTTTTCCCTTGTCTTCCAGGCGAAGTTTGGTGGGTTGCATAATCATTTCATCGGGGCCGAGGCACTGATTCGATGGACCCATCCAGAGATGGGGGAGCTTTCTCCGCTGGAGTTTATTGCCACGGCCGAACAGACAGGACAGATCGCACAAATCTCTGAGTGGGTAATCGGCGAGGTCTGTCGACAGATGAAGGTGTGGACA includes the following:
- a CDS encoding alpha-L-arabinofuranosidase C-terminal domain-containing protein, encoding MKFAPTTTGTLGLLLLAGIACAQQPATLNIDLSKPLHPVSPTLYGLMTEEINYSYDGGLYAEMVRNRAVRQHGWEGLANWRLVELGHSAASLAFDPTTGPSDALQSSLKLEVKQADPANQAGLLNNGWWGMAVRANTEYKGSFYAKADSNDLGPVSVSLVGDNSGDQLAAATSAPLTTEWKRYDFTLKTGNVATSAENHLRLSVGHQGTLWIDLVSLFPPTYHDRANGNRPDLMEKMAAMKPAFLRLPGGNYLEGDDIQDRYDWKKTIGPLVDRPTHPSPWNYQSSDGMGLLEFLEWCEDLKIQPVLAVYAGYSLRGAHIEPGPYLEPFVDDALDEIEFVSGDTSTKWGAVRAKLGHPAPFPLTYVEIGNEDNFDRSGSYEGRYAQFYKAIKAKYPSLQLIATMPLKRMKPDVIDDHYYKQATDFFKMTDHYDTIDRNGPKIFVGEWATREGAPATNLGAALGDAAWMTGMERNSDLIVLASYAPLFVNVNPGGMQWESDLIGYDALTSYGSPGYYAQAMFANHLGTSVPASSLTGAPDRVFYSVTNDPAKHTVDIKLVNANSVPQPVEIHLDGESKLAKSAILISLEGHTTAETNTIDHPTRIVPKMTEIKVPTGNLTHVVPPYSIQIIELKTE
- a CDS encoding glycosyl hydrolase family 95 catalytic domain-containing protein is translated as MIRISLQVLCAVLFLTVVGETQTIVTPESTAWHDGGFHIDAKGVVGRSTIVLGQPNMLSSQAMPLGNGRLGVALWSANGLTVQLNRIDTLPNRLSPGQLSIPGLAKLTQAPDYSGKLDLYNGEFVEQGGGMTATAYVQPDADQLIIDVTGADPHHPQTVELSLWPPRNPKASVSGKTGILAESWLDNIDPGASGRRFGSLSALSAEGRNVSVSVKDQHTILLSVLPNPDGDFRVLIAGPHYEGREAVQQIAQQTLAHSDAATHKLWWNRFWQHAGLIKVSSPDGAGDYMQNLRDIYLFTAAAESGTEIPGSQAGIADLFSAVRDTHFWDPAAFWHWNLRMQIAANLGAGLPELNSSYFNLYRENLANIEAWTKQHMAGRPGICVPETMRFNGVGIEFERFPGSTEPTIGLNCDSGKPYYNARTISTGAEISFWAWQQYLQTSDLAFLRLNYPLLRASTRFLLAYEQSGPDGLRHTTPSNSHETQWDVIDPTTDLLARHTLYTETIAAAKLLNEDAALVSTLQAELKVIPELPRTEEEHPKTLLPPSADSQGHDVIAVSYLPTAESHNVENIGLEPVWPYGLIGDDSPETDLARRTYFHRPNPTNQDWSSDPIQAARLGLGTEVSSTLVKLTETYQAYVNGLASWGGNSGEFYSEQSAVVATALQEALVQDFDGVIRIAPAIPPGWDLEGTVFVRGKTKVHVQVKSGVVTTAGIEAGSTQSLTLRNPWPGVFFDITDAATGAKLVRSSSKAEVTFSTLSGHSYIIDKSSQSVHKPRFAVITGESPTRSKKLGSRQIGLDPRHAQ
- a CDS encoding putative bifunctional diguanylate cyclase/phosphodiesterase; amino-acid sequence: MLSLIVATLASYATLDLVARIRLIDVSGKKRFYWLLGGAAAMGMGIWSMHFIGMLALQMPMQMEYDPWLTGASLLIGICISYFALHVTTRNSLTTCYLFLGGLLMGTGIAAMHYTGMAAMRVHPAIHYRPLLVILSLFIAFVFSWMALWIAVKFQHQRQIILKRCGMSIAMGLAIAGMHYVGMSAAIFPPGAVCHMPNGISQSSFMLILPAFSLCGLIMTLVLSTLDTRFDLLLLRSHLSLEDANKRLKILASVDALTGIPNRNAFIEKTEERLLQAARDGRPFSVMYLDLEEFKNVNDFLGHAAGDELLKAFARELTAHVRSGDFVARLGGDEFVVLLNGLGQPKEAASIATSILDRLRKDFIVQNMTLRITASVGIATYPIDGSSVSALLNNADTAMYAAKQNGRNSYRFFDPAMKDAAAKVLQIYHGLAEALGKNQFSLVFQAKFGGLHNHFIGAEALIRWTHPEMGELSPLEFIATAEQTGQIAQISEWVIGEVCRQMKVWTALGLPPFKVAINLSPEQLRQDRYAERVADIIRKAGIEPQWIMFEVTETVAMREPALAGEVIRQFEQAGFDIALDDFGTGYSSMAYLRQFRVKELKIDRLFISALDGDGEEGEAIVSAIIALAHSLHMTVVAEGVETVSQLKKLKDMGCDQVQGFLLGKPLSPDKFEAFLRRRTNEEASIEKASQ